From Calditrichia bacterium:
GTATCGTTCGTTACTGATTTCACCGGATTCGAGTGCCTCCAAAACCGCACAACCTTTTTCGCCGGAATGTGTGCAATCGTTGAAACGGCAATTTTCTGCGATCTCCGCAATCTCCGAAAATGTTTCCGAAATCCCCGATTCCACACCAATATTTCCCAATTCTCGCATGCCAGGTGTATCGATCAGCAATGCTCCATTATCCAAAATAATCAATTGCCGGCGGGTGGTGGTGTGTTTTCCGCGTTGATCTTTTTCGCGAACTTCGCCGGTTTCGAACCGTTCGTCTTTCAATAAAACGTTGAGCAGCGTGGTTTTGCCAACGCCCGACGAACCGATCAGGCAGTAGGTATGCGCCGCTTTTAATCGATCGGTAACTGCCGGAACACCGACACCGCTGACGTTGCTGAACGGAAATATCTCAGTTTCGGGCGAAATTTCCTCGATTGCGTTACACTTTTCCTGCAGTTCCTCCGGCGAAAGCAAATCGCTTTTGCTCAGCAAAACTGCCGGCTGGATGCCGGCTTCGTAAATCATCACCAAATAGCGCTCCAATCGCCGCAAATTAAAATCCCGGTCGAGCGATTGAACGATAAATGCGGTGTCCACGTTGGCGCAAATCACCTGAAAATCGATTTTTTTGCCCGGTGTTTTGCGTTTTAAAACAGAATTTCGCGGAAAAATTTCGTGGATAATCGCGAACGTATCGTCATCAAAATATTGAACGTGCACCCAATCGCCAACTGCCGGATAATCGAGCGGGCTCGACGCGGTTAATAGCATTTTTCCGGTAATTTCCGCGGTTAAAACGGCTTTGCCGTTGTGGATCAAATAATTATCCCGATTGACGGCAACCACTCGCGCCAACGGATAATCCGCCAGTTTTTGCGGATCTATTTGATCTGTCTGAATGCGCTCAATGCCTAATTTTTCCAGTGCCATAGCGTTGTTTTCTCTGGATTTAGGTGCATCAACAAGTGTTTGAATCCTGTAAGATTTGATCCATTAAAATAATCGGGAACGAATGTGCGTTTCAAATACATGATTATTGTTTCTCAATCAACGACACCATTTTTTCAACATCCGTTGTTGGTAATTCGCAGGCGAAATTGCGACAAACATACGCCGTCGCTTTATTTTCGATAGCGGATAATTCGGCGGTAAACGGCGCAATTTTGGTAATTTCGGGATTTCTTTCATTCGCGGGACGATGCAGCACCACCGCATTCGGCAAAAACCGGCGGTGCAGTTCGCGAATCATGGTTTGGGTATCTGCATTTTCGCGGTCGCCGA
This genomic window contains:
- the rsgA gene encoding ribosome small subunit-dependent GTPase A — encoded protein: MALEKLGIERIQTDQIDPQKLADYPLARVVAVNRDNYLIHNGKAVLTAEITGKMLLTASSPLDYPAVGDWVHVQYFDDDTFAIIHEIFPRNSVLKRKTPGKKIDFQVICANVDTAFIVQSLDRDFNLRRLERYLVMIYEAGIQPAVLLSKSDLLSPEELQEKCNAIEEISPETEIFPFSNVSGVGVPAVTDRLKAAHTYCLIGSSGVGKTTLLNVLLKDERFETGEVREKDQRGKHTTTRRQLIILDNGALLIDTPGMRELGNIGVESGISETFSEIAEIAENCRFNDCTHSGEKGCAVLEALESGEISNERYESYMKIQRESAYNERTYLEKRQRDKELGKLYKSIMKGKPNKR